One segment of Stomatobaculum sp. F0698 DNA contains the following:
- a CDS encoding metallophosphoesterase, with translation MDKKKLLFSFSLAAVGIAAAALFESERERRSLIVRHYALRSAKIKRARRIVYLSDFHERRLGEIEERLTAETKRLNPDYIFLGGDMVTAKHGASIEATLALTERLVKLAPVFYGEGNHEARLDRDRGRYGNLFDELQEGLVSQGVRYLSDETVLLGEDLALSGLHITENFYRRAPHDEMQADYLRAHLGEANTERFQLLFAHSPAFFEAYARWGADLSLSGHWHGGTVRLPGNIGLMTPQIEFFRRPASGLFSRGRHAMLLSPGIGTHSINLRFLNLPELMVLDLKEGV, from the coding sequence TTGGATAAGAAGAAACTTCTCTTCTCGTTCAGCCTGGCGGCGGTCGGCATTGCGGCTGCCGCCCTTTTTGAATCGGAGCGGGAACGGCGCAGTTTGATTGTGCGACACTATGCGCTCCGAAGTGCGAAAATCAAGCGGGCAAGGCGCATCGTATATCTCTCGGACTTTCACGAGCGTCGGCTCGGAGAGATTGAAGAGAGACTCACGGCCGAGACAAAGCGCCTGAACCCCGACTACATTTTCCTCGGCGGAGATATGGTGACCGCAAAGCACGGAGCTTCGATCGAAGCGACTTTAGCGCTCACCGAGCGCCTGGTAAAGCTGGCGCCTGTCTTCTACGGGGAGGGCAATCACGAGGCGAGGCTGGACCGCGACCGCGGTCGCTACGGTAATCTTTTCGACGAACTGCAGGAGGGACTGGTATCGCAGGGAGTGCGCTATCTGAGCGATGAGACGGTACTGCTCGGTGAGGATCTTGCGCTCTCCGGACTGCACATCACCGAAAATTTTTACCGCAGAGCGCCGCACGACGAGATGCAAGCGGACTATCTCCGCGCGCATCTGGGCGAAGCAAATACGGAGCGCTTTCAGCTCCTGTTTGCGCACAGCCCGGCCTTTTTCGAGGCCTATGCGCGCTGGGGGGCGGACCTTAGTTTATCGGGACACTGGCACGGCGGAACCGTACGTCTCCCGGGCAACATAGGCCTCATGACGCCGCAGATAGAATTCTTCCGGCGGCCGGCAAGCGGTCTCTTTTCCCGCGGTCGGCATGCGATGCTCCTAAGTCCCGGCATCGGAACGCACAGCATTAACCTGCGCTTTTTGAATCTGCCGGAACTCATGGTACTGGATTTAAAAGAAGGAGTTTAA